Proteins co-encoded in one Arthrobacter globiformis genomic window:
- the nagA gene encoding N-acetylglucosamine-6-phosphate deacetylase, with product MSPTLISASRVILPDAALEPGWVETDGSLILAAGSGRAAREPDFSFADGTLAPGFVDAHIHGGGGVSFNDADPAAAAVRIAQVHRSHGTTTLMASLVTAPLTQLEKAVAALAALVEEGVLAGIHLEGPWLSPEHRGAHAEDLLLAPSPAAVDRLMLAGRGTVRMVTIAPELDGGLAAIRQVTGYGAVAAIGHTGAGYDLAREAIAAGATAGTHVFNAMRPLHHREPGPALALLEDPSVFAEVISDGVHLHPSLVRFILSSPARAVFVTDAMAAACAEEGTYQLGGLDVRVADGEARLVSDGTIAGSILTLDAAVRHAVLDAGIPLADAVRAASQNPADMLGLSDVGRIEAGRQADLVVLAPDLDVAAVMKAGRWLSLSTPVR from the coding sequence GTGAGTCCGACGCTCATTTCTGCTTCCCGTGTCATCCTGCCGGACGCCGCACTGGAGCCCGGCTGGGTGGAGACCGACGGGTCCCTGATCCTTGCCGCCGGATCCGGGCGGGCCGCCAGAGAGCCCGACTTTAGCTTCGCGGACGGCACCCTCGCGCCTGGCTTTGTGGACGCCCACATCCACGGCGGCGGCGGGGTCAGCTTCAATGACGCTGACCCTGCTGCCGCGGCGGTCCGGATCGCCCAGGTGCACCGTTCGCACGGGACCACCACGCTGATGGCCAGCCTGGTCACCGCCCCGCTTACCCAGCTTGAGAAGGCGGTGGCCGCGCTGGCGGCCCTGGTGGAGGAAGGGGTGCTGGCCGGGATCCATCTGGAAGGCCCGTGGCTCAGCCCCGAACACCGGGGCGCCCACGCGGAGGACCTTCTGCTTGCCCCGTCACCGGCGGCCGTCGACAGGCTGATGCTGGCCGGGCGGGGCACCGTGCGGATGGTCACGATCGCGCCTGAACTGGACGGGGGCCTGGCCGCCATCCGGCAGGTCACGGGCTACGGCGCCGTCGCGGCAATCGGCCACACCGGCGCCGGCTACGACCTGGCCCGTGAAGCGATCGCGGCGGGGGCCACCGCCGGGACGCACGTGTTCAACGCGATGCGGCCGCTGCACCACCGGGAACCTGGCCCCGCGCTGGCGCTGCTGGAGGACCCTTCAGTTTTCGCGGAAGTGATATCCGACGGCGTCCACCTCCACCCGTCGCTGGTCCGCTTCATATTGTCGAGCCCGGCGCGGGCCGTTTTCGTCACCGACGCCATGGCGGCAGCCTGCGCGGAGGAAGGCACGTACCAGCTTGGCGGGCTGGACGTCAGGGTGGCCGACGGCGAGGCGCGCCTGGTCAGTGACGGCACCATCGCCGGCAGCATCCTCACGCTGGACGCGGCCGTTCGGCACGCCGTCCTTGACGCAGGCATCCCACTCGCCGACGCCGTCCGGGCGGCAAGCCAGAACCCGGCGGACATGCTGGGGCTGTCCGACGTCGGGCGGATTGAGGCCGGGCGGCAGGCGGATTTGGTGGTGCTCGCCCCGGATCTTGACGTGGCTGCGGTGATGAAGGCGGGTCGCTGGCTGAGCCTGTCGACACCCGTGCGTTGA
- a CDS encoding DUF3090 domain-containing protein — MPTRVHEFAWPDRVVVGTIGLPGARRFYLQVRAGTQIVSIALEKQQSALLAEKIDEILDQLVTIENNPFSVPTSTPIELVDNDQLEAVQEQFRTGAMSLGWDPTTAQVVIEAYPITDVDADDDDESLDENGPNENEMLLVRMPVGTARAFAKRTREVVGAGRPICSLCGYPIDADGHICTLPGV; from the coding sequence ATGCCTACACGTGTTCACGAGTTTGCCTGGCCCGATCGGGTCGTCGTTGGCACCATTGGCCTTCCGGGGGCGCGCAGGTTCTACCTGCAGGTGCGCGCAGGGACGCAGATCGTGAGCATTGCCCTGGAGAAGCAGCAGTCGGCTCTGCTCGCCGAGAAGATCGACGAAATTCTCGACCAGCTCGTCACCATCGAGAACAACCCCTTCAGCGTTCCCACGAGTACGCCCATTGAACTTGTCGATAATGACCAGCTCGAGGCCGTTCAGGAGCAGTTTCGGACCGGCGCCATGAGCTTAGGTTGGGACCCAACGACGGCGCAGGTCGTAATAGAGGCCTACCCCATCACCGATGTTGATGCTGATGACGACGACGAATCCCTTGATGAGAACGGCCCTAACGAGAACGAAATGCTGCTGGTGCGGATGCCGGTCGGCACTGCCCGCGCATTCGCCAAGCGCACCCGTGAGGTCGTGGGCGCCGGGCGTCCGATCTGCTCGCTCTGCGGCTACCCCATAGACGCCGACGGGCACATCTGCACCCTTCCCGGGGTCTGA
- a CDS encoding SIS domain-containing protein: MTAPHTTAAPTLADSPLPGSLMAAEILEQPEALARQLEHGRPAVARLAATLRDADIRYVLLAARGTSDHAALYAKYLIETVLGLPAGLASPSSLTVYGAEPKMDGVLWLAVSQSGGSPDLVDSTAAAARGGALTVAVTNAPSSPLATAARHHLDILAGPERAVAATKSYTSQLLALWQLIDAWAGGNGAEAADLPRLAADVLARPEILEVADRYRFVNHIITTGRGFSYPTAREAALKLMETSYLAAHAFSGADLLHGPFAMIDADRPVIAVASPGAGGRALYPVLDRLAERGADVCLVGDAGAARPLNHVVPLPAVHEQLSPILEIMPLQRLAHAMAAARHRDPDAPRGLRKITETW; this comes from the coding sequence ATGACCGCCCCGCACACCACCGCAGCCCCCACTCTCGCCGACTCGCCGCTTCCCGGTTCCCTGATGGCCGCCGAAATCCTGGAACAGCCGGAGGCACTCGCACGGCAGCTTGAACACGGGCGTCCCGCCGTCGCCCGCCTGGCCGCCACCCTCCGGGACGCCGACATCAGGTACGTCCTCCTGGCCGCGCGCGGCACCAGCGACCACGCGGCCCTGTACGCGAAGTACCTCATCGAGACGGTGCTGGGGCTGCCGGCCGGGCTAGCGTCGCCGTCGAGCCTTACGGTGTACGGAGCGGAACCGAAGATGGACGGGGTGCTGTGGCTGGCGGTCAGCCAGTCCGGCGGCTCCCCCGACCTGGTGGACTCCACCGCCGCTGCCGCCCGGGGCGGCGCCCTCACCGTGGCCGTCACGAACGCACCGTCCTCGCCGCTGGCCACTGCCGCACGGCACCACCTGGACATCCTAGCCGGGCCGGAGCGGGCCGTGGCCGCAACGAAGAGCTACACGTCCCAGCTGCTGGCGCTGTGGCAGCTGATCGACGCGTGGGCCGGAGGAAACGGCGCGGAAGCGGCGGACCTGCCGCGTCTCGCCGCCGATGTCCTTGCCCGGCCGGAGATACTGGAGGTTGCAGACCGCTACCGCTTCGTGAACCACATCATCACCACGGGACGCGGCTTCTCCTACCCCACCGCACGGGAGGCGGCACTGAAACTGATGGAAACGTCGTACCTGGCCGCACACGCCTTCTCCGGTGCCGACCTGCTGCACGGGCCCTTCGCCATGATCGACGCCGACCGGCCCGTCATCGCCGTCGCCTCGCCCGGCGCCGGCGGCCGTGCCCTGTACCCCGTGCTGGACCGCCTCGCCGAACGGGGCGCGGACGTCTGCCTGGTGGGTGACGCCGGGGCTGCCCGCCCGCTGAACCATGTGGTGCCGCTGCCGGCCGTCCACGAGCAGCTCTCGCCGATCCTGGAGATAATGCCCCTGCAGCGGCTGGCGCATGCGATGGCCGCCGCGCGCCACCGGGACCCTGATGCTCCGCGGGGCCTGCGCAAGATCACGGAAACCTGGTGA
- a CDS encoding GntR family transcriptional regulator has protein sequence METSAAAALPKYYVLKEQILALIEDAAPGTLIPTERALAEQYGTSRTTVRQAIGELVAEGRLDRTQGRGTFVAPPKVTHVRQLTSFTDDAASQGLTAAARIVDVSELPADPATARRLAVEPGTDIHRVERIRLVDGEPLAHEIAFLAGPLPDLARTVAERGSLYAALREDYGIRIAEVEDTVETKLAGPAEVQLLDVEMGAPMLLVHRLGFTPDGRPVEWTESVFRGDRFRFVARMHV, from the coding sequence ATGGAAACCTCCGCGGCCGCTGCCCTGCCCAAGTACTACGTACTTAAGGAGCAGATCCTCGCACTCATCGAGGACGCGGCGCCCGGAACCCTGATCCCCACCGAGCGCGCACTCGCGGAGCAGTACGGAACCTCCCGCACCACTGTCCGCCAGGCCATTGGCGAACTGGTGGCCGAGGGCCGCCTGGACCGGACGCAGGGGAGGGGAACCTTTGTGGCGCCCCCGAAGGTGACGCACGTCCGCCAGCTCACCTCCTTTACCGACGACGCCGCGAGCCAGGGCCTCACGGCCGCGGCGCGGATCGTTGACGTGAGCGAGCTGCCGGCCGACCCGGCCACGGCACGGCGCCTGGCGGTGGAACCGGGAACGGATATCCACCGGGTGGAACGGATCAGGCTGGTGGACGGCGAGCCGCTCGCACACGAGATTGCATTCCTTGCCGGTCCGCTCCCGGACCTGGCGCGGACCGTGGCCGAGCGCGGCTCCTTGTACGCTGCCCTGCGCGAGGACTACGGAATCCGGATCGCCGAGGTGGAGGACACCGTGGAGACAAAGCTGGCCGGACCGGCCGAGGTGCAGCTCCTCGACGTCGAGATGGGGGCTCCCATGCTCCTGGTCCACCGCCTCGGCTTCACCCCCGACGGGCGGCCTGTGGAGTGGACCGAGTCGGTGTTCCGAGGGGACCGGTTCCGTTTCGTGGCGCGGATGCACGTCTAA
- a CDS encoding N-acetylglucosamine kinase, with translation MLPVLGLGRVLGLDIGGSKTHAILAVVAGKDDGGTSADASVPGGAGGAAAPARKLAECTVGSANIASVGPDEAAASLDDLAAQLGIADSAGHGIDAVFAGAAGADTPAARERLTGLLSRRFPGARIHVDHDTRIILAAGGLTAGTVLISGTGSAAWAKAGDGREARAGGWGYLLGDEGSGYAVTRSAVRYALRESDDGLPAGPLTAELLARTGAAEPGDLLDLFYRRPERRFWAGLAGTVFALATSDAASAAIAEDAARHLAGLALTVTRRLGTVPEDAPVLLAGGMLVNQPSLATRVRELLAASGLTDVRVLDRAPAWGAVELASQLAGAPHRPATRISA, from the coding sequence ATGCTGCCCGTCCTCGGCCTGGGCCGTGTCCTGGGCCTGGATATCGGCGGCTCCAAGACCCACGCCATCCTGGCGGTAGTTGCAGGGAAGGACGACGGCGGGACCTCCGCCGATGCCTCTGTCCCGGGCGGCGCTGGCGGCGCTGCCGCACCAGCCCGGAAGCTCGCTGAGTGCACGGTGGGCAGTGCGAACATTGCCTCCGTCGGTCCGGACGAAGCCGCCGCTTCGCTGGACGACCTCGCCGCACAACTCGGCATCGCCGATTCTGCAGGCCATGGAATAGATGCCGTGTTTGCAGGCGCCGCGGGGGCGGACACGCCGGCGGCCAGGGAACGCCTGACTGGCCTGCTCTCCCGCAGGTTCCCGGGAGCCCGGATACACGTGGACCACGACACCCGCATCATCCTCGCCGCCGGCGGCCTCACGGCAGGCACCGTCCTCATCTCCGGCACCGGCTCCGCCGCGTGGGCGAAGGCCGGCGACGGCAGGGAAGCCCGGGCCGGCGGCTGGGGCTATCTGCTCGGCGATGAAGGCAGCGGCTACGCCGTGACCCGCAGCGCGGTCCGCTACGCTTTGCGGGAATCCGACGACGGACTGCCCGCCGGGCCGTTGACCGCCGAACTGCTGGCGCGGACCGGAGCCGCGGAACCCGGCGACCTGCTGGACCTGTTCTACCGTCGGCCGGAGCGCCGCTTCTGGGCCGGGCTGGCAGGAACCGTGTTCGCCCTCGCCACCTCGGACGCAGCAAGCGCAGCCATCGCCGAGGACGCCGCACGGCACCTCGCGGGCCTGGCCCTGACGGTGACCAGGAGGCTGGGCACCGTTCCGGAAGATGCACCGGTCCTGCTTGCCGGGGGGATGCTGGTGAACCAGCCGTCGTTGGCCACCCGGGTGCGCGAGCTGCTGGCTGCCAGCGGCCTCACCGACGTCCGCGTGCTGGACCGCGCGCCCGCCTGGGGCGCCGTGGAGCTGGCCAGCCAGCTTGCGGGCGCGCCACACCGGCCAGCCACCAGAATTTCTGCCTGA
- a CDS encoding sugar porter family MFS transporter: MSFLQDLRQTPRLGLLVGGTAATIGIIYGYDLSNIAGALLFITKEFQLSTSQQELVTTAVVVGEVLGAVLGGWLANKLGRKACMVGVAGAYAAFAVLSALAADVPMLLVARLLLGLTIGISVVVVPVFVAESAPPKVRGALLVAYQVATVIGIIIGYLAAYVLSSTENWRLMLGLAAVPALAVLAVTLRLPDTARWYMMRGRTEDARRTLSSIEPDADVDAELAEMRRAISEERGGGLREMLRSPYLKATVFVVGLGFFIQITGINAVVYYSPRIFEAMGFTGNAALLLLPALVQAAALVAVFVSLSLVDRVGRRPILLGGIGMMIVANIILVAVFMVGRDFGGALTVVGFLGVLLFTVGFTFGFGALVWVYAGESFPARLRSLGASAMLTSDLVANVIVAAFFLTMLQRLGGAGTFAVFGALAIAGFVFVHRLAPETKGRNLEEIRHYWENGARWPEATGSTDSSSKPAAK; this comes from the coding sequence ATGTCGTTCCTGCAAGACCTGCGCCAGACGCCCCGCCTCGGCCTTCTGGTCGGCGGCACCGCCGCCACCATCGGCATAATCTACGGCTACGATCTGTCGAATATCGCCGGCGCCCTGCTGTTCATCACCAAGGAGTTCCAGCTCTCCACCAGCCAGCAGGAGCTGGTGACCACCGCCGTCGTCGTTGGTGAAGTTCTGGGCGCCGTCCTCGGCGGCTGGCTCGCCAACAAACTGGGCCGCAAGGCCTGCATGGTGGGCGTGGCCGGAGCGTATGCCGCGTTCGCGGTGCTCAGCGCCCTCGCTGCTGACGTGCCCATGCTGCTCGTGGCCCGCCTGCTCCTGGGTCTGACCATCGGCATTTCCGTGGTGGTGGTGCCCGTCTTCGTGGCCGAGTCAGCGCCGCCCAAGGTGCGCGGCGCCCTGCTCGTTGCGTACCAGGTGGCCACCGTCATCGGCATCATCATCGGGTACCTGGCTGCCTACGTGCTGTCCAGCACCGAAAACTGGCGGCTGATGCTGGGCCTCGCCGCCGTTCCGGCCCTCGCGGTCCTCGCCGTCACCCTCCGCCTCCCCGACACCGCCCGCTGGTACATGATGCGCGGACGCACTGAAGACGCGCGCCGCACGCTCAGCTCGATCGAGCCGGATGCCGACGTCGACGCCGAACTGGCGGAGATGCGCCGCGCCATCAGCGAAGAGCGCGGCGGCGGCCTGCGCGAGATGCTCCGTTCGCCGTATCTGAAGGCGACGGTGTTCGTCGTCGGCCTCGGTTTCTTCATCCAGATCACCGGCATCAACGCCGTGGTCTATTACAGCCCGCGGATCTTCGAGGCGATGGGCTTCACCGGCAACGCCGCCCTGCTCCTGCTGCCCGCACTGGTCCAGGCCGCTGCCCTGGTTGCTGTCTTCGTGTCGCTGTCCCTCGTGGACCGGGTGGGACGGCGTCCCATCCTGCTCGGCGGCATCGGCATGATGATTGTCGCCAACATCATCCTCGTCGCCGTCTTCATGGTGGGCCGCGACTTCGGCGGCGCCCTGACCGTGGTCGGCTTCCTGGGGGTCCTGCTCTTCACGGTGGGCTTCACCTTCGGCTTCGGCGCGCTGGTCTGGGTCTACGCCGGCGAGTCGTTCCCTGCCCGGCTGCGCTCACTCGGAGCCAGCGCCATGCTGACCTCGGACCTCGTGGCCAACGTGATTGTCGCGGCGTTCTTCCTGACCATGCTCCAGCGCCTCGGCGGTGCCGGCACCTTCGCAGTGTTCGGGGCGCTGGCCATCGCCGGCTTTGTCTTCGTCCACCGCCTCGCCCCCGAAACCAAGGGCCGGAACCTCGAGGAAATCCGCCATTACTGGGAGAACGGCGCCCGCTGGCCGGAAGCCACCGGCAGCACCGACAGCAGCAGCAAGCCGGCGGCCAAGTGA